The following are from one region of the Thermosinus carboxydivorans Nor1 genome:
- the csm3 gene encoding type III-A CRISPR-associated RAMP protein Csm3, with the protein MSNGKIATIFGKINLQAKLSLVTGLHIGASKDNASIGDVDCIVIRDPLTRRPMIPGSSLKGKIRTLLAKALSENPVLGEPDSDPIEVTRLFGSSKPVKHARLQFYDVFMTDDSANKISRMDTDLYLTEVKFENAIDRLTAVANPRQVERVPAGAEFAFRLVYNIEALDEAAADLKALADGLKLLELDYLGGHGSRGYGRVKFADFHINVITVDRKQAVSPDSVKKILEGAGFNVISAV; encoded by the coding sequence ATGAGCAACGGTAAAATTGCGACCATTTTCGGCAAAATCAATCTGCAAGCCAAACTGAGCCTGGTGACCGGCCTGCACATCGGCGCCAGCAAAGACAACGCTTCTATTGGCGACGTGGACTGTATTGTCATTCGCGACCCGCTTACCAGGCGCCCCATGATCCCTGGCAGCTCCCTCAAAGGCAAAATTCGCACGCTTTTGGCCAAAGCGCTGAGCGAAAATCCCGTCCTCGGCGAACCGGACAGCGACCCGATCGAGGTCACCCGCCTGTTTGGCAGCAGCAAACCAGTCAAACACGCGCGGCTGCAGTTTTATGACGTATTTATGACTGACGACAGTGCCAATAAGATTAGCCGGATGGACACCGACCTCTATCTGACCGAAGTCAAATTTGAAAACGCCATTGACCGGTTAACGGCCGTTGCCAACCCCCGTCAAGTAGAACGGGTACCGGCCGGCGCGGAGTTTGCTTTTCGGCTGGTTTATAATATTGAAGCGCTGGACGAAGCCGCCGCCGACCTCAAGGCGCTGGCCGACGGCCTGAAGCTGTTGGAGCTGGACTACCTGGGCGGACACGGCTCGCGCGGCTACGGGCGGGTCAAGTTTGCCGATTTTCACATTAATGTCATAACCGTCGACCGCAAGCAGGCGGTCAGCCCCGACAGCGTGAAAAAAATTCTTGAAGGAGCCGGTTTTAATGTTATTTCGGCTGTATAA
- the csm2 gene encoding type III-A CRISPR-associated protein Csm2: MDEIIKQAQKIVADLKDRDGKIRLNTTKLRKFLTAVNAINNKLEAYQSQTGAGNELKELPKPLADEIRYLEVKLAYESGREKDVKDFVTKAKLIDRIRAIGTSADKYRDFAKLIEAIVAFHKYESAMSSEGGRR, translated from the coding sequence ATGGACGAGATTATCAAACAAGCGCAAAAAATTGTCGCCGACCTTAAAGACCGCGACGGCAAAATTAGGCTTAATACCACTAAACTTCGTAAATTCCTTACGGCCGTCAACGCCATCAACAACAAACTGGAAGCGTACCAAAGCCAGACCGGCGCCGGCAATGAGCTGAAAGAACTGCCCAAACCGCTGGCCGACGAGATCCGCTATCTGGAAGTCAAACTTGCCTATGAAAGCGGCCGGGAAAAGGATGTTAAAGACTTTGTCACTAAAGCTAAGCTGATCGACCGTATCCGCGCCATTGGCACCAGCGCGGACAAATACCGCGATTTCGCCAAATTAATCGAAGCCATTGTCGCTTTCCACAAATATGAAAGCGCGATGAGTAGCGAAGGAGGCCGCCGCTAG
- the cas10 gene encoding type III-A CRISPR-associated protein Cas10/Csm1: MERWIRIISLAGLLHDVGKICYRAGWGEGSHSQRGRTFLADCLGEFAASDDGRLLLECVANHHAADVRGLTDTKHLAWLVYEADNIAAGVDRRKDETATPGFDLTAPLESIFTRLNGAGAKKVHYLRGLTETGLINYPAASGTIIASADKYHLLLDTLKANLKKINFAACHVNEVLKVIEAVTSYIPASTATDEANDISLYDHSRLTAAIAAAMYDFFHAQGITDWQHWCYGSGNADFRRQNAFLLAAGDISGIQNFIYTIPSAGALKSLRGRSFYLEMLLETIADEILSAAGLSRANLLYTGGGHFRLLLPNTPAIITLLSNIKERVSDWLLEQFGTALYLEIVWQETAANDLMGSDANGKSGTGAVFQALAAKMATAKLRRYNNKQLAKLFDPHSPLNAVADATRECGVCNTSNQKLVPFKDKPDMYVCPRCHDLYTFGERLLQPDSVFAVTAGYSGGGIALPALAGSNTLHVVKKDEVPHLQKTGELLRLYAKNEMAAGDLLATCLWTGDYVSRHASGAVMTFEDLAAASTGIERLAVLRADVDNLGSAFIAGFAQKHATISRYATLSRQLSLFFKYHINDICRGNLRGEADEMAPLSLWDRPPAARKVSIVYAGGDDYVIVGAWDDIIALAVDIRQAFRRFTADKLTLSAGIAFFPPHYPVARMAEIAGELEDEAKHNPAKDSVALFGLAKDTTKETSPFTCRHCYRWDDFISGVLDDKLTFFRATLALGKDGARVGASGTLPISRGALYKLYTMFDAVPDEQGRIDLARLAYLLARLEPMQNNLKPVYREFAGRVFRWYSEPSSRRQVATALQLLLYGLRAPQAHSAIEGGFN, translated from the coding sequence ATGGAGCGATGGATCCGCATAATATCGCTGGCAGGGCTGCTGCACGATGTCGGCAAAATTTGCTACCGCGCCGGGTGGGGCGAAGGAAGCCACAGCCAACGCGGTCGTACTTTTTTAGCCGACTGCTTGGGCGAATTCGCCGCTAGCGACGACGGGCGGCTGCTGCTCGAGTGCGTCGCCAACCATCATGCTGCTGACGTACGCGGCCTTACTGACACCAAGCATCTCGCCTGGCTTGTTTATGAAGCCGACAATATCGCCGCCGGCGTCGACCGCCGCAAAGACGAAACGGCTACGCCCGGGTTTGATCTCACTGCTCCGCTGGAGAGCATTTTTACCCGCTTAAACGGAGCCGGCGCGAAAAAAGTCCACTACTTGCGCGGTCTGACGGAAACCGGCCTGATCAACTACCCGGCCGCCAGCGGTACGATTATTGCTTCTGCCGACAAATATCACTTGCTGCTAGATACGCTTAAGGCTAATCTGAAAAAAATCAACTTCGCCGCCTGCCATGTCAATGAAGTGCTAAAAGTAATCGAGGCGGTAACGTCATACATACCGGCCAGCACGGCCACCGACGAGGCCAACGATATTTCTCTGTATGACCACAGCCGCCTGACGGCAGCGATCGCGGCCGCCATGTACGACTTTTTCCACGCGCAGGGCATCACCGACTGGCAGCACTGGTGCTACGGCAGCGGCAACGCCGACTTTCGCCGGCAAAACGCTTTCTTGTTGGCCGCGGGCGACATCAGCGGCATCCAAAACTTCATTTACACCATTCCATCCGCCGGTGCGCTCAAGTCGCTGCGCGGGCGGTCGTTTTACCTGGAAATGCTGCTGGAAACCATCGCCGACGAAATTTTAAGCGCGGCTGGGCTCAGCCGAGCCAATCTGCTATATACCGGCGGCGGCCACTTCCGGCTGCTGCTGCCTAATACGCCGGCGATAATAACCTTGCTAAGCAATATCAAGGAGCGTGTGAGCGACTGGCTGCTGGAGCAGTTCGGCACGGCGCTGTATCTGGAAATAGTGTGGCAGGAAACCGCGGCCAATGATCTGATGGGATCTGACGCCAACGGCAAAAGCGGCACCGGCGCCGTTTTCCAGGCGCTGGCCGCCAAAATGGCGACGGCCAAACTGCGCCGCTATAATAACAAGCAGTTGGCCAAGCTGTTTGACCCGCACAGTCCGCTTAATGCCGTTGCCGATGCCACCCGCGAGTGCGGCGTATGCAATACGTCCAACCAAAAATTGGTGCCGTTTAAAGATAAACCTGATATGTATGTCTGCCCCCGCTGTCACGATCTCTATACCTTTGGCGAACGCCTGCTGCAGCCGGATAGCGTGTTTGCTGTCACCGCCGGCTATAGCGGCGGCGGCATTGCCTTGCCCGCGCTTGCCGGCAGCAATACCCTGCACGTCGTAAAAAAAGACGAGGTGCCCCATTTACAAAAAACAGGCGAACTGCTTCGGCTTTACGCCAAAAACGAAATGGCCGCCGGCGATCTGCTGGCAACCTGCCTGTGGACCGGCGACTATGTCAGCCGCCACGCCAGTGGCGCCGTCATGACGTTTGAAGACCTGGCCGCGGCCAGCACCGGTATCGAGCGTTTAGCCGTGCTGCGGGCCGATGTCGACAACCTGGGCAGCGCCTTTATCGCCGGCTTTGCCCAAAAGCACGCCACTATTTCCCGGTACGCGACGCTGTCGCGCCAGCTGTCGCTTTTTTTCAAATATCACATTAACGATATCTGCCGCGGCAATTTGCGCGGCGAGGCGGACGAAATGGCACCGCTTAGCCTATGGGACCGGCCGCCCGCCGCCCGCAAAGTGTCGATCGTCTACGCCGGCGGCGACGATTATGTAATCGTCGGCGCCTGGGACGATATCATCGCGCTCGCGGTCGATATCCGTCAGGCCTTCCGCCGCTTCACCGCCGACAAGCTGACGCTGTCTGCCGGCATTGCTTTTTTCCCGCCGCATTACCCTGTCGCCCGCATGGCGGAAATCGCCGGCGAGCTGGAGGATGAGGCCAAACACAACCCCGCTAAAGACAGCGTCGCCCTGTTCGGCCTCGCCAAAGACACAACTAAGGAAACCAGCCCCTTTACGTGCCGTCATTGTTATCGCTGGGACGATTTTATAAGCGGCGTACTGGACGATAAATTAACCTTTTTCCGCGCTACCCTGGCATTGGGCAAAGATGGCGCGCGCGTCGGCGCGAGCGGCACCCTGCCCATTTCCCGCGGCGCGCTGTACAAACTGTATACCATGTTTGACGCCGTGCCGGACGAGCAGGGCCGCATCGACCTCGCCCGCCTGGCGTACCTGCTGGCCCGGCTTGAGCCGATGCAGAACAACCTTAAACCCGTATACCGCGAATTTGCCGGCCGGGTATTCCGCTGGTACAGCGAACCATCTAGCCGCCGCCAGGTGGCTACTGCTCTGCAGCTTTTATTGTACGGCCTGCGCGCGCCGCAGGCGCATTCTGCCATAGAAGGAGGGTTCAATTAA
- the cas2 gene encoding CRISPR-associated endonuclease Cas2 produces the protein MEKNWLELDDESLPAAMALPQKYFVLVIYDIVCNKRRRRMVKLLEAFGFRVQKSAFECQLERRRYDRLVKIAPRLIDKTEDSLRIYLLSGKMSVLSWGREEFVDDNGTIII, from the coding sequence ATGGAGAAAAACTGGCTGGAATTGGACGACGAAAGCTTGCCGGCCGCTATGGCCTTACCACAGAAATATTTTGTGCTAGTCATCTATGATATTGTCTGCAATAAGCGCCGCCGGCGCATGGTAAAACTGCTGGAAGCCTTTGGTTTTCGCGTGCAAAAATCGGCTTTTGAATGCCAACTTGAACGGCGCCGGTATGATCGGCTGGTAAAAATCGCGCCAAGACTAATCGACAAAACCGAAGACTCTCTGCGTATTTATCTTTTAAGCGGCAAAATGTCGGTACTGTCATGGGGACGCGAAGAATTTGTTGACGACAACGGCACAATAATAATATGA
- the cas1 gene encoding CRISPR-associated endonuclease Cas1 → MRSLYVTDAGSHLQKSGGRFLVCKGEQILHAIPAEQLDNVVLFGSVQVTAKTITEFLKRGITLTWLSSAGEFYGRLESTRHVDIHKQRQQFKMGERFDFCLKLAKSIIGAKIANCLTILRRYQRTAQKEEVAHYIEVIKVYLDRIDSAETIEKVLGLEGIAARNYFQALSHLVPDDFHFSGRNRQPPKDPFNSLLSFGYTLLMYDLYTIVQNAGLHPYAGLIHKDRQGHPTLVSDLMEEWRPTIIDALVMSVIQRREIQPCDFLPPDEKGGVYLCREAAASFIAAYEKRLTKLNKYGGKELTFRQLLARQTSLLAKAVLDEDPDIYEPVYIR, encoded by the coding sequence ATGCGTTCACTTTATGTGACAGACGCGGGAAGCCACCTACAAAAAAGCGGCGGGAGGTTTCTCGTCTGCAAAGGCGAACAAATCCTCCACGCAATACCTGCCGAACAACTGGACAACGTCGTGCTGTTCGGCAGCGTTCAAGTTACGGCCAAAACAATAACCGAATTTTTAAAGCGGGGCATAACGTTGACTTGGCTGTCTAGCGCGGGTGAATTTTATGGCCGTCTTGAATCAACCCGTCATGTCGACATTCATAAGCAACGCCAACAATTTAAAATGGGCGAGCGGTTTGACTTTTGCCTCAAATTGGCCAAATCAATCATTGGGGCCAAAATCGCCAACTGTCTAACCATCCTCCGGCGTTACCAGCGCACGGCCCAAAAAGAAGAAGTAGCACACTATATCGAAGTTATAAAGGTATATTTAGACCGTATCGATTCGGCGGAAACCATTGAAAAAGTTTTGGGTCTGGAAGGCATTGCCGCCCGTAACTATTTTCAAGCCTTATCACACTTAGTTCCCGACGATTTCCATTTTTCCGGCCGTAACCGGCAGCCCCCCAAAGACCCCTTTAACTCGCTTCTTAGTTTTGGCTACACCTTGCTGATGTATGACCTGTATACAATCGTGCAAAATGCCGGCCTTCATCCCTATGCCGGTCTTATCCATAAAGACCGCCAGGGCCATCCCACGTTGGTATCTGATTTAATGGAAGAGTGGCGGCCGACTATCATCGACGCTCTGGTTATGTCGGTCATTCAGCGGCGGGAAATACAGCCGTGCGATTTTTTGCCGCCGGACGAAAAAGGCGGCGTATATTTGTGCCGCGAGGCAGCGGCCTCTTTCATCGCCGCCTACGAAAAACGACTGACAAAGTTAAACAAATACGGCGGCAAAGAGCTCACCTTCCGCCAACTGCTTGCCCGCCAAACAAGTCTGCTTGCCAAAGCAGTCTTGGATGAAGATCCGGATATATATGAGCCTGTATATATACGCTAA
- a CDS encoding ABC transporter substrate-binding protein, with the protein MNKTVCKLKTVLLAVVWLTVTLAGCGGNSASKDIKIGLLNEMTGGNATFGTSAANGAKLAIKEANAKGGVLGKQIQAIVADNKSEPSESANAMTKLITQDKVVAVTGVFASSNAIAASNVAEANKVPFLAVAATNPKVTVDEKTGKVKDYTFRVCFIDPFQGTVGANFVLNNLKLKTAAILIDNSSDYSKGLSAFFKDAFIKGGGRVVAEEAYLQKDQDFKTILTKVKALNPEILYVPGYYEEVGKIVKQARDLGIMVPIVGGDGWDSPKLVEIAGAAALNNTYFTNHYSVEDNSPASKAFVEAYQKEYGQKPDAVAVLAYDAANLLIDAIKRANSAEPDKIRQALAATQNFPAVTGATTLNATHDAVKSAVIIEMKDGKQVFKAKVNP; encoded by the coding sequence ATGAATAAAACAGTGTGTAAATTAAAAACGGTATTGCTGGCGGTGGTTTGGCTGACAGTTACTCTGGCAGGCTGCGGTGGCAATTCAGCGTCTAAAGACATTAAGATTGGCCTACTTAATGAGATGACTGGCGGCAACGCAACTTTTGGAACTTCGGCGGCCAATGGGGCCAAACTGGCCATTAAGGAAGCCAATGCCAAGGGTGGGGTGCTGGGAAAGCAAATTCAGGCGATTGTTGCCGACAATAAAAGTGAACCGTCAGAATCGGCTAATGCAATGACAAAACTGATTACCCAGGATAAAGTTGTGGCTGTAACCGGCGTGTTCGCAAGTTCTAACGCGATTGCCGCGTCAAATGTAGCGGAAGCAAATAAGGTGCCATTTTTAGCGGTAGCAGCTACCAACCCTAAAGTAACCGTTGATGAAAAAACTGGCAAAGTGAAAGATTACACTTTCCGCGTATGCTTTATTGACCCGTTCCAGGGTACAGTCGGTGCAAATTTTGTACTTAACAACTTAAAACTTAAAACGGCGGCAATATTGATTGACAATAGCAGCGACTACAGCAAAGGGCTATCAGCTTTCTTCAAAGATGCTTTTATTAAAGGTGGCGGCCGCGTTGTGGCGGAAGAAGCGTATTTGCAAAAGGACCAGGATTTTAAGACAATTTTGACCAAGGTCAAAGCACTCAATCCTGAAATTCTTTATGTGCCCGGCTATTATGAAGAAGTAGGGAAAATTGTCAAGCAGGCGCGTGACCTCGGCATCATGGTACCGATCGTCGGCGGTGACGGCTGGGATTCGCCAAAACTTGTTGAAATTGCTGGTGCGGCGGCGCTTAACAACACTTATTTTACCAATCATTACTCGGTTGAAGATAACAGCCCTGCTTCAAAAGCCTTTGTCGAAGCTTACCAAAAGGAATATGGTCAAAAGCCAGACGCTGTCGCCGTACTGGCGTATGATGCGGCCAATTTGTTGATTGACGCCATTAAACGGGCCAATAGCGCCGAGCCGGACAAAATCCGCCAGGCCTTGGCGGCGACGCAAAACTTCCCTGCGGTAACGGGAGCAACCACGCTTAATGCCACCCATGACGCGGTAAAGAGCGCCGTAATAATTGAAATGAAGGACGGTAAACAAGTTTTTAAGGCCAAAGTTAATCCATAA